Proteins encoded by one window of Vitis riparia cultivar Riparia Gloire de Montpellier isolate 1030 chromosome 11, EGFV_Vit.rip_1.0, whole genome shotgun sequence:
- the LOC117925477 gene encoding ornithine decarboxylase-like has protein sequence MSASASLQLRLGATQLKNWDVHRVSGDGFTALIRSISQKQKDREPFYILDLGAVVRLMDMWKQALPNVVPYYAVKCNCQPPLITALASLGANFDCASRAEIETVMALGVGAQQIVYANPCKGESHIKYAASVGVNLTTFDSMQEIDKIKMWHKKCDLLLRIKAPNDEKGSWRSLGAKFGALREEVVPLLQHANAAGLRVIGVSFHVGSKVNDPQVYRGAIGSARGVFDAAAQLKLPPMHVLDIGGGFQESPTFHEIAAVIKEAINDYFPSSETSEDLKIMAEPGRFFAETAFTLVSNIIGKRVRGEKREYWIDDGIYGSFNLPAYDKSSMMVKPLLGGSEWMNKAKFCSTVFGPTCDSMDMVVAESQLPELHMNDVLVFYNMGAYTASAGTRFNGFDISSISTFLTYVYRP, from the coding sequence ATGTCGGCCTCCGCCAGCCTCCAACTCCGATTGGGTGCGACCCAGCTCAAGAATTGGGACGTTCACCGAGTATCAGGAGATGGATTTACGGCTCTCATCCGATCAATTTCACAGAAACAAAAGGATCGTGAGCCATTCTACATATTGGATTTGGGAGCTGTAGTGAGGCTCATGGACATGTGGAAACAAGCTCTTCCCAACGTGGTGCCATACTATGCTGTTAAATGCAATTGCCAACCTCCATTGATCACTGCGCTTGCCTCACTGGGCGCAAACTTCGACTGCGCAAGTCGTGCTGAGATTGAGACGGTGATGGCACTTGGAGTTGGTGCCCAACAGATTGTGTACGCCAATCCATGTAAGGGCGAGTCCCATATAAAGTACGCAGCCAGTGTGGGGGTCAACCTCACCACCTTCGACTCCATGCAGGAGATTGATAAGATTAAAATGTGGCATAAAAAATGCGACTTGCTGCTTCGAATCAAGGCTCCGAATGATGAGAAAGGTTCATGGCGTTCGCTTGGAGCCAAATTCGGAGCACTGCGGGAGGAGGTGGTGCCACTTCTTCAGCACGCCAATGCAGCGGGGCTGAGGGTAATTGGGGTGTCATTCCACGTGGGGTCTAAAGTGAATGACCCCCAAGTGTACCGTGGAGCAATAGGTTCTGCTAGGGGTGTGTTCGACGCAGCTGCCCAGCTGAAGCTGCCTCCAATGCATGTTCTCGACATTGGAGGGGGGTTCCAGGAAAGCCCAACGTTCCACGAAATTGCTGCAGTCATAAAGGAAGCCATCAATGATTATTTCCCAAGTTCTGAAACATCTGAAGATCTCAAGATAATGGCTGAGCCAGGGAGATTCTTTGCTGAAACTGCATTCACGCTGGTGTCTAATATAATTGGGAAACGGGTGAGAGGCGAGAAGAGAGAGTATTGGATTGATGATGGGATCTACGGATCCTTTAACCTTCCAGCATATGATAAGTCGTCCATGATGGTGAAACCGCTGCTTGGAGGATCAGAGTGGATGAATAAGGCTAAATTCTGTTCGACTGTGTTTGGACCAACGTGTGATTCCATGGACATGGTGGTGGCTGAATCTCAACTGCCGGAGCTGCATATGAATGATGTGCTAGTGTTCTATAACATGGGGGCATACACTGCCTCCGCTGGAACCAGATTCAATGGCTTTGACATATCATCAATTTCCACCTTCCTGACGTACGTTTACAGGCCATAA